CGATGCCACCATCTCATCAAGCCCGTATTCGGCCTTCCAGCCAAGCTCTTTGTTTGCGCGACTCGGGTCTCCCAAAACTTCGGCAACATCCCCGTCTCTTCGGGGACCGATGACATAGGGAATCGGTTTGCCGCATGCCTTTTCAAAGGCCTTGATGATTTCGAGGACGGAGTAGCCCTTTCCCGTTCCGATATTGAAGATTGAGTTTCCTTCGGCCCCTTCAAGATAACGCAGAGCGGCCGTATGCGCCCTGGCCAGATCAACCACGTGGATGTAGTCTCTGACGCCTGTTCCGTCCGGGGTCGGCCAATCGTTACCGAAGACCACAACCTTCTCTCGGATTCCCGCCGCAACCTGTGAAACAAAGGGAACAAGGTTATTGGGATATGCGGGGTCCTCTCCTATATCTCCGGACGGGTGTGCACCCACAGGATTAAAATAGCGGAGGATGACACTTTTCCAACCTTCCGCCCCGGCCGTGTCTGTAAGGATCTGTTCCATCATCACCTTGGTCCATCCATAGGGATTGGTCGCGCTGACGGGGGCATCTTCGGTGACCGGAACCTTTTCGGGATCACCGTACACCGTTGCCGAGGAACTGAAGACAATGTTTTCGACTCCGAAAGCCTTCATCATCGCAAAAAGGGTGAGGGAACCGGTGAGGTTGTTATCATAATAACGCAAGGGTTCCTGTACCGATTCTCCGACGGCCTTCAGGGCCGCAAAGTGGATAACGGCATCAATAGGGCCTTCTTGTTCGAAAACCTTCCGCAGGGCAGCCTCATCACGCAGGTCGCATTGGTAAAAAGGAATGGCCTGGGAAGCAAGTGCTTCGACGCGACGTACCGACTCCTTACTGGCATTCACCAGGGAGTCTACGATGACCGGCTGGTAGCCGGAGGCTATGCATTCGATGTTGGTATGGCTGGCAATGTAACCAGCACCGCCTGTTATTAATATCTTTTTCATGATGCTTGTATCCCTTCATAACAGGATTCCACGATCTCTTCAAGTAGGTGACTTTGTTCCTGCATCGATTGAACAAGCTTCATCTGGGTTCGGCAACGCACCAGATTATGGTCGGGCGAGGATATCTTGAAGTATCGATCTCCTTCGAGGTAGTCGGTGAGGAAGCGAAGGCCGACCTCG
This genomic stretch from Sediminispirochaeta bajacaliforniensis DSM 16054 harbors:
- the galE gene encoding UDP-glucose 4-epimerase GalE; its protein translation is MKKILITGGAGYIASHTNIECIASGYQPVIVDSLVNASKESVRRVEALASQAIPFYQCDLRDEAALRKVFEQEGPIDAVIHFAALKAVGESVQEPLRYYDNNLTGSLTLFAMMKAFGVENIVFSSSATVYGDPEKVPVTEDAPVSATNPYGWTKVMMEQILTDTAGAEGWKSVILRYFNPVGAHPSGDIGEDPAYPNNLVPFVSQVAAGIREKVVVFGNDWPTPDGTGVRDYIHVVDLARAHTAALRYLEGAEGNSIFNIGTGKGYSVLEIIKAFEKACGKPIPYVIGPRRDGDVAEVLGDPSRANKELGWKAEYGLDEMVASAWNWQSKNPKGYRS